The Primulina eburnea isolate SZY01 chromosome 13, ASM2296580v1, whole genome shotgun sequence genome includes a region encoding these proteins:
- the LOC140810196 gene encoding kirola-like, whose translation MGLHGKLTAEIEYKSGGDVFHELIRFKPHQISNMSPGIVQGCELHEGEWGAVGSKIFWNYTHDGKEKVVKHEVEAIDEEKKLIALKVLEGDALEIYKAIKLTIHVATNGDIDLVTWILEYEKRNEDVEDPLTLLGLFIDLTKDIETHHAKE comes from the exons ATGGGTCTTCATGGGAAATTAACGGCCGAAATAGAATACAAATCTGGTGGAGATGTCTTCCATGAACTTATTCGATTCAAGCCACATCAGATTTCAAACATGAGCCCCGGCATAGTTCAAGGTTGTGAGTTGCACGAGGGAGAATGGGGAGCCGTAGGTTCAAAAATCTTCTGGAACTACACACATG ATGGCAAGGAGAAAGTTGTTAAACATGAAGTAGAAGCCATCGATGAAGAAAAGAAATTAATCGCACTCAAAGTTCTTGAAGGTGATGCATTGGAGATTTACAAAGCGATTAAGTTAACTATTCATGTGGCAACAAATGGAGATATTGATCTGGTAACATGGATTTTGGAGTATGAGAAACGCAACGAAGATGTGGAAGATCCACTCACTTTGTTGGGATTATTCATTGATCTCACAAAGGACATCGAAACTCATCACGCCAAGGAATAA